From the Huiozyma naganishii CBS 8797 chromosome 2, complete genome genome, one window contains:
- the XPT1 gene encoding xanthine phosphoribosyltransferase (similar to Saccharomyces cerevisiae XPT1 (YJR133W); ancestral locus Anc_4.363): MPDDNKYYISYNNIHKLCQKTAKEIMARNERPDIIIGISGGGLIPARIIRSFLKKKGEKNIPIQAIGLSLYENLGLDSQVDTIGKSVVRTQWLDFGALEEHFDSLIGKRILIIDEVDDTRTTLHYAVSELQKEVEDQQRKLNRLNEITNLSVFVLHNKDKPKKANLPEEMMNSHHYIAAETVPDKWLIYPWDAEDIEEHTQMAIQQGHN; the protein is encoded by the coding sequence ATGCCTGACGATAACAAATACTATATTTCATACAACAACATTCACAAACTATGCCAAAAAACGGCTAAGGAGATAATGGCCAGGAACGAAAGACCTGACATTATAATCGGTATATCTGGAGGTGGACTAATTCCTGCCAGGATTATTAGatctttcttgaagaagaaaggtgAGAAAAATATACCGATCCAAGCGATCGGTTTGTCCTTGTATGAAAACTTGGGACTAGACTCCCAAGTGGACACCATTGGGAAATCGGTTGTCAGAACACAATGGCTGGATTTCGGTGCCCTAGAGGAACATTTCGATTCTTTGATTGGAAAGAGGATCTTGATCATCGATGAAGTCGATGACACGAGGACCACACTGCATTATGCGGTATCTGAATTACAAAAGGAGGTTGAAGATCAACAGAGAAAGTTGAACAGATTGAATGAGATTACGAACCTTTCCGTGTTCGTTCTTCATAACAAAGATAAGCCAAAGAAGGCCAACTTACCTGAGGAAATGATGAACTCGCACCATTATATCGCTGCGGAGACTGTTCCAGACAAATGGCTGATCTACCCCTGGGATGCAGAAGATATTGAAGAGCACACGCAAATGGCTATTCAACAGGGTCATAACTGA
- the SGM1 gene encoding Sgm1p (similar to Saccharomyces cerevisiae SGM1 (YJR134C); ancestral locus Anc_4.364) — translation MSVEKKLSLEQRLSLAARKGKKKSRVGRPGGSAVTPEPAVVSKDGVVQDPLEVNDDAAAAGIEGGFGAAGTAAYDTDLYSKWVPETVTEMDAVALLALLAPHIRYLQDKLSAKDDSSLMRLVKEKDATVEKLRADNEQSLQKLRDSSKTIDSLGSMLKRCRGELSETRRGTDALSQQNSQLQRKLDDSLDEIKQYSGQTELVQRLQLALSEKTDEADSVRNESSRLQNELSKLQETLETEKVKSTHELNLLKESSCEQINSLETKLEQLRIQLENVTLQGSAETDSKSNEDWSTQYAMLQEQFNSSKSNWNSIEFSLNSKLAKLKSEMESLQEENSKLSTQLKQTKESLRDVQVKLGDTESERVVAQSTITKLRENVNALNKNCDDLRDDYALLQKKYALQRSQLEGTILQPAAKTTTHSMPPFEEDQDLLKKLENEWASSVSQDVHESPINEELLMSTGTPDLSRVETQELFMNNGSSSMPTTPVLTDSRNNSFFNGLGDIPEEASALKSLNNKKSSASLLNLAASRRKSSLTQMVNNGPSENNTVINETNAVSNAASAQQINTQLVSRLGSEVRRLESELSSLQQAYETLQEEKDASNSEILKLMEENDETKKIKLKNEDLQRQVTTLQAQLETALQLLGEKTERVEELENDVEDLKEMMQQQVQQMIELQEKLR, via the coding sequence ATGTCTGTGGAGAAGAAGCTTTCGCTGGAGCAACGGCTGTCGCTCGCTGCGcggaaggggaagaaaaagtCCAGGGTCGGAAGACCTGGAGGCAGTGCTGTTACACCTGAACCGGCAGTGGTTTCGAAGGATGGGGTTGTTCAAGATCCCCTCGAGGTCAATGatgatgctgctgctgctgggaTTGAAGGTGGTTTCGGCGCCGCTGGTACGGCAGCGTACGATACTGACCTCTACAGTAAATGGGTGCCCGAAACGGTGACGGAGATGGACGCCGTGGCACTTTTGGCGCTGTTGGCCCCGCATATTAGGTATTTGCAGGACAAATTGAGTGCGAAGGACGACTCCAGTCTCATGCGGTTGgtgaaggagaaggacgCAACCGTTGAGAAATTGAGGGCTGATAATGAACAATCGCTTCAGAAATTGAGGGACAGTTCGAAGACGATAGACTCGCTTGGGAGTATGCTGAAGCGGTGCAGAGGGGAACTCTCCGAGACGCGGCGCGGCACAGACGCCCTGTCGCAACAGAACTCTCAGCTGCAGAGGAAATTGGATGACTCCCTTGACGAAATCAAGCAGTACTCCGGACAAACCGAGCTCGTGCAGCGATTACAGTTAGCATTGAGTGAGAAGACAGATGAAGCGGACTCCGTGCGAAATGAGAGCTCCCGTTTGCAAAACGAGCTGAGCAAATTGCAAGAGACGCTCGAAACAGAGAAAGTAAAATCCACCCACGAACTCAATCTGCTCAAAGAATCATCTTGTGAACAAATCAATTCCTTGGAGACGAAGCTCGAACAGTTACGGATCCAGCTCGAAAATGTCACTTTGCAGGGCTCCGCGGAGACGGACTCCAAATCGAATGAGGACTGGAGCACACAGTATGCGATGTTGCAAGAACAGTTCAACTCCTCCAAGAGTAACTGGAACAGTATAGAATTCTCGTTGAACTCCAAGCTAGCGAAACTAAAATCAGAAATGGAGTCCCTGCAAGAggaaaattcaaaactgtCTACCCAGTTGAAACAGACAAAGGAGTCGCTAAGAGATGTACAAGTAAAGTTAGGGGACACGGAGTCGGAACGTGTAGTAGCGCAATCCACAATCACAAAATTGAGGGAGAATGTCAAcgctttgaacaaaaattgtGATGATCTAAGGGACGATTACgctcttctccaaaaaaaatacgCTCTCCAAAGAAGCCAATTGGAGGGTACTATCTTACAACCGGCCGCGAAAACGACTACCCATAGCATGCCGCCCTTCGAGGAGGATCAagatttgttgaagaagttggagaATGAATGGGCATCTTCAGTGTCGCAGGATGTACATGAGTCGCCGATAAACGAGGAGCTCTTGATGTCAACTGGTACACCAGACCTTTCGCGTGTAGAGACCCAAGAACTGTTCATGAATAACGGCAGCAGTTCCATGCCCACCACCCCTGTTCTAACGGACTCAAGGAATAACAGTTTTTTCAATGGTCTGGGGGATATCCCGGAGGAGGCATCCGCCCTCAAGTCATTGAACAATAAGAAAAGCTCCGCATCATTGCTCAACTTGGCGGCTTCTCGCCGTAAATCAAGTCTAACTCAAATGGTGAATAACGGACCCTCAGAAAATAACACTGTGATAAATGAAACGAATGCGGTCAGTAACGCTGCCTCTGCACAACAGATAAACACCCAACTGGTAAGCAGGTTGGGGTCAGAGGTGAGGCGTCTAGAAAGCGAACTCTCCTCATTGCAGCAAGCGTACGAGACACTgcaagaggagaaggacgCCAGCAACAGTGAGATATTGAAGTTGATGgaggagaacgacgagACTAAAAAGATCAAATTGAAAAACGAAGACCTCCAGCGGCAAGTAACTACTTTACAAGCTCAATTAGAGACTGCGCTACAACTTCTTGGTGAAAAGACGGAGCGTGTGGAGGAGCTCGAAAATGACGTAGaggatttgaaggaaatgATGCAACAACAGGTGCAACAAATGATAGAATTACAAGAGAAGTTAAGATGA
- the UTP9 gene encoding Utp9p (similar to Saccharomyces cerevisiae UTP9 (YHR196W); ancestral locus Anc_4.362), translating into MLGDSDVVANFAPGGHQFAFQANSNLLQQKNTIDIYPLDSASNYEVNSAQVNHLDYENNGFKASDILFLGWCTENSSGKIKRKLDGDNNSLPGSENFFINAFGNNQVVVYSSNGKDIINIINSKKKLLGLATLGVNIWTLDVDKCVKKYQYNKSKPVKTFTLIDGKNEDITNFQVFASPTDALVLIICENTVYVIDQSGRRPKTLAKFDIFGALSCQINTKGTRIAISDIEKVSLFDLKTKELIKEWPVQTTSLKMIGSHVYTLNVDSTISVLDSDAGDEPVCTIRADESVILECVQIHETDLLVAWLNVNEPNFKLLSLETILSCKEIVINEGQTDANNENNGTVTRNVVDEEDIAELEPSTEKVTKKEQNEVAVKLLAALNSPEPIESEIATLIKSNNWTEPRITLFLSNKISKDATLTLLIKIIVDELQNGIWTEANQILNVWLKWICTIKNIPSSYRNDKQEKKDLRRLKSSLKTANDSLPTLLGIQGRLEMLIRQAKLREELQKVSLEDEKTEDLVAEDVIDEGEEGISYVNGESDVFVDASEQITS; encoded by the coding sequence ATGCTTGGTGACTCCGATGTTGTGGCCAATTTTGCGCCCGGTGGACACCAATTTGCTTTCCAAGCGAATTCAAACCTTTTGCAGCAGAAGAATACGATTGACATATATCCGTTGGACTCTGCTAGTAACTATGAGGTGAACAGTGCACAAGTGAACCATTTGGACTATGAAAATAACGGGTTTAAAGCATCAGATATTCTATTCTTGGGGTGGTGTACTGAAAATAGTTCTGGTAAAATTAAGAGAAAGCTAGACGGTGATAACAATAGCTTACCTGGAAGTgaaaatttcttcattaATGCTTTTGGTAATAACCAAGTGGTGGTCTACTCTTCTAATGGTAAAGACATTATtaacatcatcaacagcaaaaaGAAGCTACTAGGATTAGCAACTTTAGGTGTAAATATTTGGACTTTAGATGTTGATAAATGCGTCAAGAAATACCAGTATAATAAATCTAAGCCAGTCAAGACATTCACTTTGATAGATGGTAAAAATGAAGATATAACAAATTTCCAAGTCTTTGCCAGTCCAACTGATGCACTTGTACTGATTATTTGCGAAAACACAGTCTATGTTATCGATCAATCTGGTAGAAGACCAAAGACTTTGGCAAAGTTTGACATTTTTGGTGCGTTATCGTGCCAGATAAATACCAAAGGTACCCGCATTGCTATATCAGACATTGAGAAGGTTTCTTTATTTGATCTGAAGACAAAAGAGCTAATAAAGGAGTGGCCAGTTCAGACcacctctttgaagatgattGGTAGCCACGTATACACGCTCAATGTCGATTCAACAATATCTGTGCTTGATTCAGATGCTGGAGACGAACCGGTCTGTACCATTAGAGCAGATGAATCAGTTATTTTAGAGTGCGTGCAGATCCACGAAACCGATCTTTTGGTCGCGTGGTTGAATGTCAATGAACCAAACTTCAAATTGCTGTCCTTAGAAACGATACTAAGCTGCAAGGAGATTGTTATCAATGAGGGGCAGACAGATGCGAATAATGAGAACAATGGCACTGTGACCCGAAATGTCGTTGACGAGGAGGATATTGCAGAATTGGAACCCTCCACGGAGAAAGTAACTAAGAAAGAGCAAAATGAAGTAGCAGTAAAGTTGTTAGCCGCATTGAACTCACCAGAACCAATTGAGTCAGAAATTGCAACGTTAATCAAAAGTAATAACTGGACAGAACCCAGGATCACCTTGTTTCTATCAAATAAAATCTCCAAGGATGCAACGCTTACGCTACTTATCAAAATAATTGTTGACGAGCTGCAAAATGGTATTTGGACTGAAGCGAATCAAATTCTAAACGTGTGGCTCAAATGGATCTGCACTATCAAGAATATCCCAAGTAGCTACAGAAACGataaacaagaaaagaaagactTAAGAAGACTGAAATCTTCATTAAAAACCGCGAACGACTCTTTACCGACTTTACTCGGTATACAGGGGAGACTTGAAATGCTGATAAGACAAGCAAAATTGAGAGAAGAATTACAGAAAGTGTCATTGGAAGACGAGAAAACGGAGGACCTAGTTGCGGAAGACGTCATAGACGAGGGGGAGGAAGGCATCTCTTACGTGAATGGTGAAAGTGACGTTTTTGTCGACGCATCTGAACAAATAACTTCATAG